From the Roseofilum reptotaenium CS-1145 genome, the window CATCAACCGCTAAAAAACCCCGTCTAACTTCAAAATAAGTAATACAACTTATAAATATACTTTTTCTTCGCGATTTAAGATTATTGATTTTTTCTAAAATTTGACGATTTTGTTTCACCATTAAAGACACAATATTAGTATCTAACAAGTAATTCATCTTCTATTTCCGTTTAACTGCATCTTCAAAAATAGCCATTTGTTCAGGGGGGAAATCTTCACCAATTTTAGCGAATAGTTCTGTAGCCATAATAAAACTACAATGTTCTTTTAACTCTCCATCTGACATGGTATTAAATTCTTCAAAAGGTAAATTCTCTTGGAACAGTCTTACTAAATCTTGTACGGTTTTTACATAATCGAGATCTTCCTTGAATAAAGGACTTTCTTCCATAATCACAGATACAACGTCTTCAACTCTTTTAAGCATTGATTCTTGTCTAATATCAGTGGATAACATGACACTTACCTCCTCGTAGTTTAGATGAAGATAATCTCATCATAACCTAAAATAGTGTTTCATATGCCTGAAACCTCAAGGGGTGACAAGGCAGGTCAAAGGTCGCTATAGCGACCTTTTTCGGTGGTATTTTGCTGAAAACATCAACTCAATGGTCGCGATCGCATAACCATAGCATCACATTAGAGGGTTACTTGCCCAAAAAATCGCTGAGATTTTTTGGGCATATTAAAGGCTCAAAGCCAAGCGTAGCCTTAGATTAAAGCCTGTTGTCACCCCCTGAGGCCTGAAACTCGGAAGTTTACGGAGGCAAGCGATCGCCTAAACCGTTACACTCACTGGGATAGGGATAATGGGGAGGGGGGTGTGGGGGCGATCGCCTTTGCTATAATACCAGTATCCTCAACTCACACATAGGAGGGAGATGCCAGCCAAAGACACTTACCATGATGCCGTAAAAAACGCTTTAGTCAAGGATGGCTGGACAATCACTGCCGATCCTTATCCCATCAAATATGAAGAAGTTAAATTAGTCGCCGATCTCGCTAGTGAAAAAACCATTGCTGCAACTAGACAAGAACGACAAATTGTGATTGAAATCAAAAGTTTTCTCAGTCGTTCTCCTATGCGGGAATTTGAGACAGCATTAGGTCAATACTTGATTTACAAAACTTTTCTTTCTATAAGCCAACCTAACTGTGAAATTTACCTAGCCATTGGCAAGGATATCTATGAAAAGTTTTTCGAGCAAGTAGCAATTAAACTTATTCTTCAAACCTATCAAGTGTCATTGTTAGTTGTCGATCTGAATCAAGAGGAAATTATCCAATGGACAAACTAATCCACTATCAGACTCTGATCAAAAATATTTTAACCGAGTATGATCGCATTTCCGCACA encodes:
- a CDS encoding XisH family protein, with product MPAKDTYHDAVKNALVKDGWTITADPYPIKYEEVKLVADLASEKTIAATRQERQIVIEIKSFLSRSPMREFETALGQYLIYKTFLSISQPNCEIYLAIGKDIYEKFFEQVAIKLILQTYQVSLLVVDLNQEEIIQWTN